The Sesamum indicum cultivar Zhongzhi No. 13 linkage group LG6, S_indicum_v1.0, whole genome shotgun sequence genome has a segment encoding these proteins:
- the LOC105164540 gene encoding uncharacterized protein LOC105164540 isoform X5, with protein MMDHQTQPSSSSSSPPSLQDLLKLLRGKTDSQRLAGLLLVTQYCDKNDQHTLLTVYHAIGSTFLHRLLLTGMGKHAAGPHNPNREAYLRLSLTLLAAFARLSHIAATDDMLAKVPLVLEVTSTEFSSSLSDECFEFLFLVCTAHHDGVTTFYESGGMDVLGSQMPTLPDGSHSMELAMKLVQLVISKLPAGKVYVDHPSELSKMVAAIAKQFALLHNSLKFEALHLLSTILSSNNSGALHAALQSMNCDWSTSMLVGIMDILQNRVAPADKLQALLLAECVISIVGEEWLIGPTTLHGAHSSFPADRCILLVLESSRIEIAVILNELAYLKYEASKNCPPNAETFLAKLRNLGVAFSLVERIIKLISKFGENEGSNASSIISESTVTKIIGGLNETIDVVLDYLQDAKDHGERKGDDLLASVRIVGSYLAEAPCACKEKVEGLLDYMLSVEGGDESSPFYSISFLLPMMCQITMKDDGCKVFASAGGFRAVVGCLVSLIDSSRSRIEDNSTIFLACDTILNFLLKREQVWFSLDNISSVKLLQALAHWTDFSTEDLIALSKLMKRSLETCCQDLMSDQSNSESDLHEIVTKGYSSWAGRFPHIKEVVER; from the exons ATGATGGATCATCAAACTCAACcatcctcctcttcttcttctccccCTTCCTTGCAAGATTTGTTGAAGCTCTTGAGAGGCAAAACCGACTCCCAACGCCTTGCTGGCCTTCTCTTGGTCACTCAATACTGTGACAAAAACGATCAACATACTCTTCTCACTGTCTACCACGCCATTGGGTCCACTTTCCTCCATCGCCTCTTACTCACCGGAATGGGCAAACACGCTGCTGGACCCCACAATCCCAACCGTGAGGCTTATCTGCGCTTGTCCCTCACCCTGCTTGCTGCATTTGCTAGGCTTTCCCATATTGCTGCTACTGATGACATGCTCGCCAAAGTCCCCCTTGTTTTGGAGGTTACCTCCACCga GTTCAGTTCATCTCTCAGCGACGAGTGCTTcgaatttctatttttggtgTGCACTGCTCACCATGATGGAGTGACAACTTTCTATGAATCAGGAGGCATGGATGTTCTGGGGTCTCAAATGCCTACTTTACCAGATG GTTCACACTCGATGGAGCTTGCGATGAAACTAGTTCAGTTGGTTATAAGCAAGCTGCCTGCTGGAAAAGTCTATGTTGATCATCCATCAGAGTTATCCAAAATG GTGGCTGCAATAGCAAAGCAATTTGCTCTGCTACAcaattctttgaaatttgaggCACTTCACCTCCTCTCTACTATATTATCCTCAAATAATTCG GGAGCTCTACATGCAGCCCTTCAGTCAATGAATTGTGATTGGTCGACTAGCATGCTTGTTGGCATTATGGACATTTTGCAAAATCGAGTTG CTCCTGCTGATAAACTTCAGGCTCTTCTTCTTGCTGAGTGTGTCATATCCATTGTTGGTGAAGAATGGTTAATTGGACCAACAACCTTACACGGTGCACATAGTTCTTTCCCTGCTGACCG GTGTATACTGCTTGTTCTGGAATCATCTAGGATTGAAATTGCTGTTATCTTAAATGAGCTAGCATACTTAAAATATGAAGCTTCTAAGAATTGTCCTCCAAATGCTGAAACCTTTCTTGCTAAGCTAAGGAATCTTGGTGTTGCCTTCTCATTGGTGGAAAGAATTATCAAACTCATCTCAAAATTTGGTGAAAATGAAG GATCAAATGCCTCTTCCATCATTAGTGAAAGCACTGTCACCAAGATCATCGGTGGGCTCAATGAGACTATTGATGTGGTCCTTGATTATTTGCAAGATGCGAAG GATCATGGGGAGAGAAAAGGGGATGACCTCCTAGCTTCTGTTAGAATAGTTGGGAG CTATCTTGCAGAAGCGCCTTGTGCATGCAAGGAGAAGGTCGAGGGTCTTCTTGATTATATGCTGTCAGTTGAAGGGGGAGATGAGTCTAG TCCTTTTTACTCCATCTCCTTTTTGCTCCCCATGATGTGTCAAATTACAATGAAGGATGATGGATGTAAAGTCTTTGCCTCTGCTGGGGGTTTCAGAGCT GTTGTTGGGTGCCTTGTTTCTTTGATTGATTCAAGCCGCTCTAGAATTGAGGACAATAGTACCATATTCTTGGCCTGTGatacaattttgaatttccttTTAAAG AGAGAGCAAGTTTGGTTTTCCTTGGACAACATTAGTTCTGTCAAGCTTTTGCAGGCATTGGCACATTGGACAG ATTTTAGCACTGAGGACCTGATTGCTCTGTCCAAGCTCATGAAGAGAAGCTTGGAAACCTGTTGTCAG GATCTGATGTCTGATCAAAGCAACTCGGAGTCTGATCTTCATGAGATAGTTACTAAAG GATATTCTTCCTGGGCAGGCCGCTTTCCCCATATCAAAGAAGTGGTTGAGAGATGA
- the LOC110012097 gene encoding serine/threonine-protein phosphatase 7 long form homolog: MLKGLRLQTSAITSHLAAVEITYNTPHDVVVQYARTVVLLLFGGLMYPNSAGNYVSLLYLSKLEDIETVRNYSWGSAVLAFLYRELCNAGTKGKAAIGGALQLQIWAWSRITPVCPGLGAQRLFMGQVQMDNNRWLPAAPYGAIWNCQHTFTTTVRGTVRVIRKILDEMQADQFIWQPYDM, encoded by the exons ATGTTGAAGGGCTTGAGACTACAGACATCCGCAATTACATCTCATTTGGCGGCGGTCGAGATCACTTATAACACTCCCCACGATGTCGTCGTCCAGTACGCACGTACCGTTGTATTACTTCTATTTGGGGGATTGATGTACCCAAATTCCGCAGGTAACTATGTCTCATTActatatctttcaaaattagaagatataGAAACCGTGAGAAACTATAGTTGGGGGAGTGCTGTGCTGGCATTTTTATATCGCGAATTATGCAATGCCGGCACAAAAGGCAAAGCGGCAATTGGTGGAGCGCTGCAACTACAG ATTTGGGCATGGTCACGGATTACGCCAGTTTGTCCTGGACTTGGTGCCCAACGACTATTTATGGGCCAAGTCCAAATGGACAACAATCGCTGGCTCCCAGCagcaccatatggtgctaTTTGGAATTGTCAGCACACTTTCACCACTACAGTACGGGGAACTGTCCGAGTCATACGAAAAATATTGGATGAGATGCAGGCGGATCag TTCATATGGCAGCCGTATGAcatgtga
- the LOC105164539 gene encoding vacuolar protein sorting-associated protein 55 homolog gives MADLPRYVGACLQSGKLAMLAILVSGGIVLQILACALYNNWWPMLTVLMYVLLPMPLIFFAGSDTSSLYSESSSGWIDATKFLTGASAVGSIAIPVILKHAGVIGWGALAMELSSFFVFVVAILCYLVTNEDDRYSTF, from the exons ATGGCAGACTTGCCTCGTTATGTGGGAGCTTGCTTGCAGTCTGGGAAACTTGCCATGCTAGCAATTCTTGTATCAGGAGGAATTGTATTGCAAATTCTG GCATGTGCCCTATACAATAATTGGTGGCCTATGTTGACAG TATTGATGTATGTTCTTCTACCAATGCCTTTAATCTTCTTTGCTGGGTCTGACACTTCTTCTCTCTATTCCGAGTCAAGCAGTGG TTGGATAGATGCAACTAAGTTCCTGACTGGTGCTTCAGCAGTTGGCAGCATTGCTATACCGGTTATTCTCAAGCATGCTGGTGTAATTGGTTGGGGAGCATTAGCAATGGAGCTTTCATCCTTTTTCGTATTTGTTGTTGCCATTTTATGTTACCTTGTGACAAATGAGGATGACAGGTACAGTACGTTCTAA
- the LOC105164540 gene encoding uncharacterized protein LOC105164540 isoform X3: MMDHQTQPSSSSSSPPSLQDLLKLLRGKTDSQRLAGLLLVTQYCDKNDQHTLLTVYHAIGSTFLHRLLLTGMGKHAAGPHNPNREAYLRLSLTLLAAFARLSHIAATDDMLAKVPLVLEVTSTEFSSSLSDECFEFLFLVCTAHHDGVTTFYESGGMDVLGSQMPTLPDGSHSMELAMKLVQLVISKLPAGKVYVDHPSELSKMVAAIAKQFALLHNSLKFEALHLLSTILSSNNSGALHAALQSMNCDWSTSMLVGIMDILQNRVAPADKLQALLLAECVISIVGEEWLIGPTTLHGAHSSFPADRCILLVLESSRIEIAVILNELAYLKYEASKNCPPNAETFLAKLRNLGVAFSLVERIIKLISKFGENEGSNASSIISESTVTKIIGGLNETIDVVLDYLQDAKDHGERKGDDLLASVRIVGSYLAEAPCACKEKVEGLLDYMLSVEGGDESSPFYSISFLLPMMCQITMKDDGCKVFASAGGFRAVVGCLVSLIDSSRSRIEDNSTIFLACDTILNFLLKREQVWFSLDNISSVKLLQALAHWTEDALDQFVIMMASSICSVILDSTSEESLLCHPDFSTEDLIALSKLMKRSLETCCQLCFLTKETGSDV, translated from the exons ATGATGGATCATCAAACTCAACcatcctcctcttcttcttctccccCTTCCTTGCAAGATTTGTTGAAGCTCTTGAGAGGCAAAACCGACTCCCAACGCCTTGCTGGCCTTCTCTTGGTCACTCAATACTGTGACAAAAACGATCAACATACTCTTCTCACTGTCTACCACGCCATTGGGTCCACTTTCCTCCATCGCCTCTTACTCACCGGAATGGGCAAACACGCTGCTGGACCCCACAATCCCAACCGTGAGGCTTATCTGCGCTTGTCCCTCACCCTGCTTGCTGCATTTGCTAGGCTTTCCCATATTGCTGCTACTGATGACATGCTCGCCAAAGTCCCCCTTGTTTTGGAGGTTACCTCCACCga GTTCAGTTCATCTCTCAGCGACGAGTGCTTcgaatttctatttttggtgTGCACTGCTCACCATGATGGAGTGACAACTTTCTATGAATCAGGAGGCATGGATGTTCTGGGGTCTCAAATGCCTACTTTACCAGATG GTTCACACTCGATGGAGCTTGCGATGAAACTAGTTCAGTTGGTTATAAGCAAGCTGCCTGCTGGAAAAGTCTATGTTGATCATCCATCAGAGTTATCCAAAATG GTGGCTGCAATAGCAAAGCAATTTGCTCTGCTACAcaattctttgaaatttgaggCACTTCACCTCCTCTCTACTATATTATCCTCAAATAATTCG GGAGCTCTACATGCAGCCCTTCAGTCAATGAATTGTGATTGGTCGACTAGCATGCTTGTTGGCATTATGGACATTTTGCAAAATCGAGTTG CTCCTGCTGATAAACTTCAGGCTCTTCTTCTTGCTGAGTGTGTCATATCCATTGTTGGTGAAGAATGGTTAATTGGACCAACAACCTTACACGGTGCACATAGTTCTTTCCCTGCTGACCG GTGTATACTGCTTGTTCTGGAATCATCTAGGATTGAAATTGCTGTTATCTTAAATGAGCTAGCATACTTAAAATATGAAGCTTCTAAGAATTGTCCTCCAAATGCTGAAACCTTTCTTGCTAAGCTAAGGAATCTTGGTGTTGCCTTCTCATTGGTGGAAAGAATTATCAAACTCATCTCAAAATTTGGTGAAAATGAAG GATCAAATGCCTCTTCCATCATTAGTGAAAGCACTGTCACCAAGATCATCGGTGGGCTCAATGAGACTATTGATGTGGTCCTTGATTATTTGCAAGATGCGAAG GATCATGGGGAGAGAAAAGGGGATGACCTCCTAGCTTCTGTTAGAATAGTTGGGAG CTATCTTGCAGAAGCGCCTTGTGCATGCAAGGAGAAGGTCGAGGGTCTTCTTGATTATATGCTGTCAGTTGAAGGGGGAGATGAGTCTAG TCCTTTTTACTCCATCTCCTTTTTGCTCCCCATGATGTGTCAAATTACAATGAAGGATGATGGATGTAAAGTCTTTGCCTCTGCTGGGGGTTTCAGAGCT GTTGTTGGGTGCCTTGTTTCTTTGATTGATTCAAGCCGCTCTAGAATTGAGGACAATAGTACCATATTCTTGGCCTGTGatacaattttgaatttccttTTAAAG AGAGAGCAAGTTTGGTTTTCCTTGGACAACATTAGTTCTGTCAAGCTTTTGCAGGCATTGGCACATTGGACAG AGGACGCGCTAGACCAATTTGTTATTATGATGGCATCAAGCATATGCTCAGTCATACTTGATTCAACTTCTGAGGAATCACTTCTATGCCATCCAGATTTTAGCACTGAGGACCTGATTGCTCTGTCCAAGCTCATGAAGAGAAGCTTGGAAACCTGTTGTCAG CTTTGTTTTCTAACGAAAGAAACAGGATCTGATGTCTGA
- the LOC105164540 gene encoding uncharacterized protein LOC105164540 isoform X1 yields the protein MMDHQTQPSSSSSSPPSLQDLLKLLRGKTDSQRLAGLLLVTQYCDKNDQHTLLTVYHAIGSTFLHRLLLTGMGKHAAGPHNPNREAYLRLSLTLLAAFARLSHIAATDDMLAKVPLVLEVTSTEFSSSLSDECFEFLFLVCTAHHDGVTTFYESGGMDVLGSQMPTLPDGSHSMELAMKLVQLVISKLPAGKVYVDHPSELSKMVAAIAKQFALLHNSLKFEALHLLSTILSSNNSGALHAALQSMNCDWSTSMLVGIMDILQNRVAPADKLQALLLAECVISIVGEEWLIGPTTLHGAHSSFPADRCILLVLESSRIEIAVILNELAYLKYEASKNCPPNAETFLAKLRNLGVAFSLVERIIKLISKFGENEGSNASSIISESTVTKIIGGLNETIDVVLDYLQDAKDHGERKGDDLLASVRIVGSYLAEAPCACKEKVEGLLDYMLSVEGGDESSPFYSISFLLPMMCQITMKDDGCKVFASAGGFRAVVGCLVSLIDSSRSRIEDNSTIFLACDTILNFLLKREQVWFSLDNISSVKLLQALAHWTEDALDQFVIMMASSICSVILDSTSEESLLCHPDFSTEDLIALSKLMKRSLETCCQKQDLMSDQSNSESDLHEIVTKGYSSWAGRFPHIKEVVER from the exons ATGATGGATCATCAAACTCAACcatcctcctcttcttcttctccccCTTCCTTGCAAGATTTGTTGAAGCTCTTGAGAGGCAAAACCGACTCCCAACGCCTTGCTGGCCTTCTCTTGGTCACTCAATACTGTGACAAAAACGATCAACATACTCTTCTCACTGTCTACCACGCCATTGGGTCCACTTTCCTCCATCGCCTCTTACTCACCGGAATGGGCAAACACGCTGCTGGACCCCACAATCCCAACCGTGAGGCTTATCTGCGCTTGTCCCTCACCCTGCTTGCTGCATTTGCTAGGCTTTCCCATATTGCTGCTACTGATGACATGCTCGCCAAAGTCCCCCTTGTTTTGGAGGTTACCTCCACCga GTTCAGTTCATCTCTCAGCGACGAGTGCTTcgaatttctatttttggtgTGCACTGCTCACCATGATGGAGTGACAACTTTCTATGAATCAGGAGGCATGGATGTTCTGGGGTCTCAAATGCCTACTTTACCAGATG GTTCACACTCGATGGAGCTTGCGATGAAACTAGTTCAGTTGGTTATAAGCAAGCTGCCTGCTGGAAAAGTCTATGTTGATCATCCATCAGAGTTATCCAAAATG GTGGCTGCAATAGCAAAGCAATTTGCTCTGCTACAcaattctttgaaatttgaggCACTTCACCTCCTCTCTACTATATTATCCTCAAATAATTCG GGAGCTCTACATGCAGCCCTTCAGTCAATGAATTGTGATTGGTCGACTAGCATGCTTGTTGGCATTATGGACATTTTGCAAAATCGAGTTG CTCCTGCTGATAAACTTCAGGCTCTTCTTCTTGCTGAGTGTGTCATATCCATTGTTGGTGAAGAATGGTTAATTGGACCAACAACCTTACACGGTGCACATAGTTCTTTCCCTGCTGACCG GTGTATACTGCTTGTTCTGGAATCATCTAGGATTGAAATTGCTGTTATCTTAAATGAGCTAGCATACTTAAAATATGAAGCTTCTAAGAATTGTCCTCCAAATGCTGAAACCTTTCTTGCTAAGCTAAGGAATCTTGGTGTTGCCTTCTCATTGGTGGAAAGAATTATCAAACTCATCTCAAAATTTGGTGAAAATGAAG GATCAAATGCCTCTTCCATCATTAGTGAAAGCACTGTCACCAAGATCATCGGTGGGCTCAATGAGACTATTGATGTGGTCCTTGATTATTTGCAAGATGCGAAG GATCATGGGGAGAGAAAAGGGGATGACCTCCTAGCTTCTGTTAGAATAGTTGGGAG CTATCTTGCAGAAGCGCCTTGTGCATGCAAGGAGAAGGTCGAGGGTCTTCTTGATTATATGCTGTCAGTTGAAGGGGGAGATGAGTCTAG TCCTTTTTACTCCATCTCCTTTTTGCTCCCCATGATGTGTCAAATTACAATGAAGGATGATGGATGTAAAGTCTTTGCCTCTGCTGGGGGTTTCAGAGCT GTTGTTGGGTGCCTTGTTTCTTTGATTGATTCAAGCCGCTCTAGAATTGAGGACAATAGTACCATATTCTTGGCCTGTGatacaattttgaatttccttTTAAAG AGAGAGCAAGTTTGGTTTTCCTTGGACAACATTAGTTCTGTCAAGCTTTTGCAGGCATTGGCACATTGGACAG AGGACGCGCTAGACCAATTTGTTATTATGATGGCATCAAGCATATGCTCAGTCATACTTGATTCAACTTCTGAGGAATCACTTCTATGCCATCCAGATTTTAGCACTGAGGACCTGATTGCTCTGTCCAAGCTCATGAAGAGAAGCTTGGAAACCTGTTGTCAG AAACAGGATCTGATGTCTGATCAAAGCAACTCGGAGTCTGATCTTCATGAGATAGTTACTAAAG GATATTCTTCCTGGGCAGGCCGCTTTCCCCATATCAAAGAAGTGGTTGAGAGATGA
- the LOC105164540 gene encoding uncharacterized protein LOC105164540 isoform X2, with product MMDHQTQPSSSSSSPPSLQDLLKLLRGKTDSQRLAGLLLVTQYCDKNDQHTLLTVYHAIGSTFLHRLLLTGMGKHAAGPHNPNREAYLRLSLTLLAAFARLSHIAATDDMLAKVPLVLEVTSTEFSSSLSDECFEFLFLVCTAHHDGVTTFYESGGMDVLGSQMPTLPDGSHSMELAMKLVQLVISKLPAGKVYVDHPSELSKMVAAIAKQFALLHNSLKFEALHLLSTILSSNNSGALHAALQSMNCDWSTSMLVGIMDILQNRVAPADKLQALLLAECVISIVGEEWLIGPTTLHGAHSSFPADRCILLVLESSRIEIAVILNELAYLKYEASKNCPPNAETFLAKLRNLGVAFSLVERIIKLISKFGENEGSNASSIISESTVTKIIGGLNETIDVVLDYLQDAKDHGERKGDDLLASVRIVGSYLAEAPCACKEKVEGLLDYMLSVEGGDESSPFYSISFLLPMMCQITMKDDGCKVFASAGGFRAVVGCLVSLIDSSRSRIEDNSTIFLACDTILNFLLKREQVWFSLDNISSVKLLQALAHWTEDALDQFVIMMASSICSVILDSTSEESLLCHPDFSTEDLIALSKLMKRSLETCCQDLMSDQSNSESDLHEIVTKGYSSWAGRFPHIKEVVER from the exons ATGATGGATCATCAAACTCAACcatcctcctcttcttcttctccccCTTCCTTGCAAGATTTGTTGAAGCTCTTGAGAGGCAAAACCGACTCCCAACGCCTTGCTGGCCTTCTCTTGGTCACTCAATACTGTGACAAAAACGATCAACATACTCTTCTCACTGTCTACCACGCCATTGGGTCCACTTTCCTCCATCGCCTCTTACTCACCGGAATGGGCAAACACGCTGCTGGACCCCACAATCCCAACCGTGAGGCTTATCTGCGCTTGTCCCTCACCCTGCTTGCTGCATTTGCTAGGCTTTCCCATATTGCTGCTACTGATGACATGCTCGCCAAAGTCCCCCTTGTTTTGGAGGTTACCTCCACCga GTTCAGTTCATCTCTCAGCGACGAGTGCTTcgaatttctatttttggtgTGCACTGCTCACCATGATGGAGTGACAACTTTCTATGAATCAGGAGGCATGGATGTTCTGGGGTCTCAAATGCCTACTTTACCAGATG GTTCACACTCGATGGAGCTTGCGATGAAACTAGTTCAGTTGGTTATAAGCAAGCTGCCTGCTGGAAAAGTCTATGTTGATCATCCATCAGAGTTATCCAAAATG GTGGCTGCAATAGCAAAGCAATTTGCTCTGCTACAcaattctttgaaatttgaggCACTTCACCTCCTCTCTACTATATTATCCTCAAATAATTCG GGAGCTCTACATGCAGCCCTTCAGTCAATGAATTGTGATTGGTCGACTAGCATGCTTGTTGGCATTATGGACATTTTGCAAAATCGAGTTG CTCCTGCTGATAAACTTCAGGCTCTTCTTCTTGCTGAGTGTGTCATATCCATTGTTGGTGAAGAATGGTTAATTGGACCAACAACCTTACACGGTGCACATAGTTCTTTCCCTGCTGACCG GTGTATACTGCTTGTTCTGGAATCATCTAGGATTGAAATTGCTGTTATCTTAAATGAGCTAGCATACTTAAAATATGAAGCTTCTAAGAATTGTCCTCCAAATGCTGAAACCTTTCTTGCTAAGCTAAGGAATCTTGGTGTTGCCTTCTCATTGGTGGAAAGAATTATCAAACTCATCTCAAAATTTGGTGAAAATGAAG GATCAAATGCCTCTTCCATCATTAGTGAAAGCACTGTCACCAAGATCATCGGTGGGCTCAATGAGACTATTGATGTGGTCCTTGATTATTTGCAAGATGCGAAG GATCATGGGGAGAGAAAAGGGGATGACCTCCTAGCTTCTGTTAGAATAGTTGGGAG CTATCTTGCAGAAGCGCCTTGTGCATGCAAGGAGAAGGTCGAGGGTCTTCTTGATTATATGCTGTCAGTTGAAGGGGGAGATGAGTCTAG TCCTTTTTACTCCATCTCCTTTTTGCTCCCCATGATGTGTCAAATTACAATGAAGGATGATGGATGTAAAGTCTTTGCCTCTGCTGGGGGTTTCAGAGCT GTTGTTGGGTGCCTTGTTTCTTTGATTGATTCAAGCCGCTCTAGAATTGAGGACAATAGTACCATATTCTTGGCCTGTGatacaattttgaatttccttTTAAAG AGAGAGCAAGTTTGGTTTTCCTTGGACAACATTAGTTCTGTCAAGCTTTTGCAGGCATTGGCACATTGGACAG AGGACGCGCTAGACCAATTTGTTATTATGATGGCATCAAGCATATGCTCAGTCATACTTGATTCAACTTCTGAGGAATCACTTCTATGCCATCCAGATTTTAGCACTGAGGACCTGATTGCTCTGTCCAAGCTCATGAAGAGAAGCTTGGAAACCTGTTGTCAG GATCTGATGTCTGATCAAAGCAACTCGGAGTCTGATCTTCATGAGATAGTTACTAAAG GATATTCTTCCTGGGCAGGCCGCTTTCCCCATATCAAAGAAGTGGTTGAGAGATGA
- the LOC105164540 gene encoding uncharacterized protein LOC105164540 isoform X4 yields the protein MMDHQTQPSSSSSSPPSLQDLLKLLRGKTDSQRLAGLLLVTQYCDKNDQHTLLTVYHAIGSTFLHRLLLTGMGKHAAGPHNPNREAYLRLSLTLLAAFARLSHIAATDDMLAKVPLVLEVTSTEFSSSLSDECFEFLFLVCTAHHDGVTTFYESGGMDVLGSQMPTLPDGSHSMELAMKLVQLVISKLPAGKVYVDHPSELSKMVAAIAKQFALLHNSLKFEALHLLSTILSSNNSGALHAALQSMNCDWSTSMLVGIMDILQNRVAPADKLQALLLAECVISIVGEEWLIGPTTLHGAHSSFPADRCILLVLESSRIEIAVILNELAYLKYEASKNCPPNAETFLAKLRNLGVAFSLVERIIKLISKFGENEGSNASSIISESTVTKIIGGLNETIDVVLDYLQDAKDHGERKGDDLLASVRIVGSYLAEAPCACKEKVEGLLDYMLSVEGGDESSPFYSISFLLPMMCQITMKDDGCKVFASAGGFRAVVGCLVSLIDSSRSRIEDNSTIFLACDTILNFLLKREQVWFSLDNISSVKLLQALAHWTDFSTEDLIALSKLMKRSLETCCQKQDLMSDQSNSESDLHEIVTKGYSSWAGRFPHIKEVVER from the exons ATGATGGATCATCAAACTCAACcatcctcctcttcttcttctccccCTTCCTTGCAAGATTTGTTGAAGCTCTTGAGAGGCAAAACCGACTCCCAACGCCTTGCTGGCCTTCTCTTGGTCACTCAATACTGTGACAAAAACGATCAACATACTCTTCTCACTGTCTACCACGCCATTGGGTCCACTTTCCTCCATCGCCTCTTACTCACCGGAATGGGCAAACACGCTGCTGGACCCCACAATCCCAACCGTGAGGCTTATCTGCGCTTGTCCCTCACCCTGCTTGCTGCATTTGCTAGGCTTTCCCATATTGCTGCTACTGATGACATGCTCGCCAAAGTCCCCCTTGTTTTGGAGGTTACCTCCACCga GTTCAGTTCATCTCTCAGCGACGAGTGCTTcgaatttctatttttggtgTGCACTGCTCACCATGATGGAGTGACAACTTTCTATGAATCAGGAGGCATGGATGTTCTGGGGTCTCAAATGCCTACTTTACCAGATG GTTCACACTCGATGGAGCTTGCGATGAAACTAGTTCAGTTGGTTATAAGCAAGCTGCCTGCTGGAAAAGTCTATGTTGATCATCCATCAGAGTTATCCAAAATG GTGGCTGCAATAGCAAAGCAATTTGCTCTGCTACAcaattctttgaaatttgaggCACTTCACCTCCTCTCTACTATATTATCCTCAAATAATTCG GGAGCTCTACATGCAGCCCTTCAGTCAATGAATTGTGATTGGTCGACTAGCATGCTTGTTGGCATTATGGACATTTTGCAAAATCGAGTTG CTCCTGCTGATAAACTTCAGGCTCTTCTTCTTGCTGAGTGTGTCATATCCATTGTTGGTGAAGAATGGTTAATTGGACCAACAACCTTACACGGTGCACATAGTTCTTTCCCTGCTGACCG GTGTATACTGCTTGTTCTGGAATCATCTAGGATTGAAATTGCTGTTATCTTAAATGAGCTAGCATACTTAAAATATGAAGCTTCTAAGAATTGTCCTCCAAATGCTGAAACCTTTCTTGCTAAGCTAAGGAATCTTGGTGTTGCCTTCTCATTGGTGGAAAGAATTATCAAACTCATCTCAAAATTTGGTGAAAATGAAG GATCAAATGCCTCTTCCATCATTAGTGAAAGCACTGTCACCAAGATCATCGGTGGGCTCAATGAGACTATTGATGTGGTCCTTGATTATTTGCAAGATGCGAAG GATCATGGGGAGAGAAAAGGGGATGACCTCCTAGCTTCTGTTAGAATAGTTGGGAG CTATCTTGCAGAAGCGCCTTGTGCATGCAAGGAGAAGGTCGAGGGTCTTCTTGATTATATGCTGTCAGTTGAAGGGGGAGATGAGTCTAG TCCTTTTTACTCCATCTCCTTTTTGCTCCCCATGATGTGTCAAATTACAATGAAGGATGATGGATGTAAAGTCTTTGCCTCTGCTGGGGGTTTCAGAGCT GTTGTTGGGTGCCTTGTTTCTTTGATTGATTCAAGCCGCTCTAGAATTGAGGACAATAGTACCATATTCTTGGCCTGTGatacaattttgaatttccttTTAAAG AGAGAGCAAGTTTGGTTTTCCTTGGACAACATTAGTTCTGTCAAGCTTTTGCAGGCATTGGCACATTGGACAG ATTTTAGCACTGAGGACCTGATTGCTCTGTCCAAGCTCATGAAGAGAAGCTTGGAAACCTGTTGTCAG AAACAGGATCTGATGTCTGATCAAAGCAACTCGGAGTCTGATCTTCATGAGATAGTTACTAAAG GATATTCTTCCTGGGCAGGCCGCTTTCCCCATATCAAAGAAGTGGTTGAGAGATGA